Within the Thermosynechococcaceae cyanobacterium Okahandja genome, the region GTACGGGCTTCCTTGAGTTCCGTCGCCGGTTTTGAGGCACCTCAGAGGCGAATGGCCAAGGAAATGATGCCAAAGGCAATTAATAGCACGCCACTGAGGGTCGTCAGCCAACTTGACCACCGCCGCAGGGACAGGAGCGCTTGCAGCGTGCCGCTAAAGGTGCCCACCAGAATCAGGGGCACTACATAGCCAAGCGCATAGGCTAACAGCAGCCCGGCACCGACCACGAGCTTTTGGGTACTGGCCACCCAAGCCAACAGGGTTGCCAAAACGGGGGTACTGCACGGTGCCGCCACTAAACCAAACGTGGCACCCAAGGTATAGGATTGCAAGCTGGCGGGGACGCGGTTGGGTAGCTCTTCTAAAAAGCGGCTGCGGGGAAAGTTTAAGGGTAGGGCATTTAAGAGGTTTAAGCCCATCAGGATGGCAATGACACTCACCACAAGGGTTAAGCCCCAACCCACTTGGCCGTAGATGCGCCCCGCGATCGCCGCTGCCATACCGAGTCCGGTGAGGGTGGTCGCCAGACCTAGGGCAAACCAGAGTGCCTGCCGCGCGGCGGAACCCTTTTGCTTGGCGGCATAGCCCGCAATATAGCCAACGGTAATGGGCAGCATCGAGAGGGTGCAGGGGGTGAGGCTAGTCAACAAGCCTGCTAAAAATACAATCCCCAGACTAACCACCGTTAAGTGATTCAGTTGACCCACAACCCACTGGTTGGCCCACTGCTCAAGCTGGTAGAGGTATAGGCTGAGGTGACTCATGGGGGTTATGGGGTAAAGGTGACAGGGGGACCGGCAGTAACAATCACTAGGCGATCTGGATCGATAAGGTCGCGCAAGACTTGGTTCACCTCCTCAAGGGTAACCGCAGCAACGCGATCGCCAAACTGTTGCAGTTCTTCTGGTGGCAACTCCACACTGGCATTGCCGAGCAGGGTGCGTGCCACCACATCCACATTGGCTAGCTCCACCACATAGCTATTCATTAAACTGCGTTTGGCCGTGGCCAGTTCAGCCGCACTAAACCCATGGGTGCGGGCCTCCCGCAACAGTTGCAGGGTAGCCTGAATGGCGGGGACGGTGTCTTCCGGTGCGGTTTGCAGTTGAATGAGAAACGGCCCCGCTTGACTACTGGCGGCAAAGAAGCTGTAAATGCCGTAGGTTAACCCTTGGCGATCGCGAATTTCGGTGCCGAGGCGACTGGCAAGGGTATCGCCCCCCAAGATGTGGTTCATGACGATGGCGGCGTAGAAGCGCGGATCACGGCGATCAATACCGGGGGTGCCCATGTAGGTAATGGCTTGGGCTTTACCCAGAATCACGGCATTCTTAAAGACCAACTGGGGTGGCGGACTAACCGGAGGGAACGTCAGCACTAGGGGGTCTGCCTCGGGCTGCCATGCCCCAAACAGTTCCTTCAATAGCGATCGCACCGCAGTAGGGTCAAAATCCCCCACCAAGGTAAAAATCGTTTGATCGGGGGCATAGGCGGCACGGTAAAAGGCCATTAATTGCTGCCGTTGAATGGCCTGCACCGAGTCTGGGGTCGCAAAGGGGTGCAGGGGATGATTTTCGGGGTAGAGGGTTTCCTGGAAGACACGCCGCCCTAAGCGCACAGGTTCATCTGCCTCTAAACCCAAGGCCGTCAGATAGCGTTGCTGACTCAGTTGAACGTCATGCTCGGGAAACGTGGCATGTTGCAGGACATCGGCAAGGGTATTCAGCAGGGTGGGCAGTTCGCTGGCGAGGGCATAGCCTTCAATATCCACCCCATCGCGAAAGGCACTGAACTCTAGACTAATGCCGCGATCTTCGAGGGTTTGGGCAAGGGTTAAGGCATCCTTAGTGCGCGTACCGTTGAGGAGATTGGCCGCTGTTAAGTTGGCCACCCCGGGTTGGGTAAGCAGATCGTAAGCGGTGCCCGCATTGATCCGCCCGGCAAGGGTGACGGTGGGGGTACTGCGATCGGGCAATAGCAGCACCCGCAGGCCATTTTTGAGGGTGAAGGTTTCCACCGCTGTGGTGGGGGCGATCGCCCCTTGGCGACTGGGCGTTTGGGGTAAATAGGCGGCCACCACGTCTGGATCCACCGGATCGCCCACAAGGTTGTGTTCGGTGGTTTGGGTACCGCCGCGCCCTGAAAGTTCTACGTCCGCAAATTCACTGGGGATAAATTCGCCGATAACCCAGCGATCGCGCCCGAAGTAAGTTTGCACTACTCGCTGCACATCGGCGGCACTGACCTGCTCAATGGCCGCCAAGAGGCGATCGCTAAACCGGTAATCCCCGGCAACCGTCTCATCATTCGCCAGCTGACTGGCTTGGGCATCAATATCGCGGTTGCGCAAGACAAAGTTCGCCTTCAGTTGTTGCTTGGCACGCTGTAG harbors:
- a CDS encoding sulfite exporter TauE/SafE family protein — its product is MSHLSLYLYQLEQWANQWVVGQLNHLTVVSLGIVFLAGLLTSLTPCTLSMLPITVGYIAGYAAKQKGSAARQALWFALGLATTLTGLGMAAAIAGRIYGQVGWGLTLVVSVIAILMGLNLLNALPLNFPRSRFLEELPNRVPASLQSYTLGATFGLVAAPCSTPVLATLLAWVASTQKLVVGAGLLLAYALGYVVPLILVGTFSGTLQALLSLRRWSSWLTTLSGVLLIAFGIISLAIRL
- a CDS encoding pitrilysin family protein encodes the protein MTKTVLANGLTVLVKEIPTAPVVSLQVWYRVGSRHEPQGQNGIAHQLEHLMFKGTRTRPVQFGQLFNALGSVSNAFTSYDMTAYHHTVRADQLEALLILEADRLQHTAITPTALESEKRVVISELQGYENSPEYRLSRAVMAALYANHPYGLPVGGTATDVEQFTLGEVKDFYRQYYRPDNAVLVIAGDVRPAQALRWVKNTFGDIPRPPDPLPLQNLAASGVAQGQRLTLREPGSGSLLQMVVPIPDLTHPDIPALEVVDMLLSGGRSALLYQALVETGQASSTYSYSAALQKGGWFEIGAIAAPQQSLTTIEETIGQILDQLAQDPLSATALQRAKQQLKANFVLRNRDIDAQASQLANDETVAGDYRFSDRLLAAIEQVSAADVQRVVQTYFGRDRWVIGEFIPSEFADVELSGRGGTQTTEHNLVGDPVDPDVVAAYLPQTPSRQGAIAPTTAVETFTLKNGLRVLLLPDRSTPTVTLAGRINAGTAYDLLTQPGVANLTAANLLNGTRTKDALTLAQTLEDRGISLEFSAFRDGVDIEGYALASELPTLLNTLADVLQHATFPEHDVQLSQQRYLTALGLEADEPVRLGRRVFQETLYPENHPLHPFATPDSVQAIQRQQLMAFYRAAYAPDQTIFTLVGDFDPTAVRSLLKELFGAWQPEADPLVLTFPPVSPPPQLVFKNAVILGKAQAITYMGTPGIDRRDPRFYAAIVMNHILGGDTLASRLGTEIRDRQGLTYGIYSFFAASSQAGPFLIQLQTAPEDTVPAIQATLQLLREARTHGFSAAELATAKRSLMNSYVVELANVDVVARTLLGNASVELPPEELQQFGDRVAAVTLEEVNQVLRDLIDPDRLVIVTAGPPVTFTP